One genomic region from Engraulis encrasicolus isolate BLACKSEA-1 unplaced genomic scaffold, IST_EnEncr_1.0 scaffold_294_np1212, whole genome shotgun sequence encodes:
- the LOC134443225 gene encoding E3 ubiquitin-protein ligase TRIM39-like, which translates to MASYCETHVRQHYTVPVLQTHRLVEAVPLHLEQVICLRHSRALEMFCRTDGVSVCSLCAVLEHRHHNVLVDIPKQTKTSNCPRPGAPMARGRQTPTVDAEMENRELRMKNKLQQEVILQHRKVEAHQKSREVKRDKRHKEEIQQIAQSISGLETCNAKLKRHNKSLMKKLAKLNKSSHQPSSDHHPIVPVANHCKRHPLPARVVLDLATAHRRLMLSEDKRSVKLAWCPRTSSNRQQGLDGRPFVLGMRGFSSGRRFWQVGVNNRWIIGVARASAQRTGNVTFYPSHGYWCLSRSMQFSALTTPPLKCLPESSVPRELGVCLDVDERWVSFYNAQSKAHIYTFTNMEFGDGEEIYPFFSTHDEEQEIKIRKQPMPHCPVFVSDQITVLTEAVTSPDYDE; encoded by the exons ATGGCTTCGTACTGTGAGACACATGTCCGGCAGCACTACACTGTTCCGGTGCTGCAGACACACAGGCTGGTGGAGGCAGTGCCGTTACACCTGGAGCAGGTGATCTGCCTGAGGCACAGCAGGGCACTGGAGATGTTCTGCAGGACAGACGGCGTCTCCGTCTGCAGCCTGTGTGCAGTGCTGGAGCACAGACATCACAACGTCCTGGTTGACATACCTAAGCAG ACCAAGACATCAAATTGCCCCAGGCCAGGTGCCCCCATGGCAAGGGGCAGACAAACGCCTACTGTGGACGCAGAAATGGAGAACCGTGAGCTGAGAATGAAGAATAAACTACAGCAAGAGGTCATCCTGCAGCACAGGAAAGTTGAAGCCCACCAGAAGAGCAGAGAGGTGAAACGGGATAAGAGGCACAAAGAGGAAATACAGCAAATTGCCCAGAGCATATCTGGTCTTGAGACGTGCAATGCTAAGCTAAAGCGTCATAACAAGAGTCTAATGAAGAAATTGGCCAAGCTGAATAAGTCTTCTCATCAGCCAAGCAGTGACCACCACCCCATAGTACCAGTAGCCAATCATTGCAAAAGACATCCCCTACCAG CTAGGGTTGTTCTGGACTTGGCCACAGCCCATAGACGACTTATGTTGTCGGAGGACAAAAGAAGCGTGAAGCTGGCGTGGTGTCCCAGGACCTCCTCGAACCGACAGCAGGGATTGGACGGGCGGCCGTTTGTGCTGGGCATGAGGGGCTTCTCCTCGGGGCGCCGCTTCTGGCAGGTTGGGGTGAACAACCGATGGATAATTGGGGTTGCCAGAGCCTCCGCGCAGAGAACTGGCAACGTCACCTTCTACCCCAGTCATGGCTACTGGTGCCTGAGTCGCAGTATGCAGTTTTCAGCTTTGACGACTCCTCCTCTGAAGTGTCTGCCCGAGAGCTCGGTGCCCAGGGAACTGGGTGTTTGTCTGGATGTCGATGAGAGATGGGTGTCTTTTTACAATGCACAGTCCAAGGCTCACATTTATACGTTTACAAACATGGAATTTGGTGATGGAGAGGAAATCTATCCTTTCTTCTCCACACACGATGAAGAGCAAGAGATTAAAATAAGGAAGCAGCCTATGCCACACTGTCCTGTGTTTGTGTCAGATCAAATAACAGTATTGACAGAGGCAGTCACAAGTCCAGATTATGATGAGTAG